In Enterocloster clostridioformis, one genomic interval encodes:
- a CDS encoding transposon-encoded TnpW family protein — protein sequence MADNKQHDTRTARRPDCVTEIRMGNSVLVVSGYFKKDTTTTAADKMARVLEAEAAATQKPAI from the coding sequence ATGGCAGATAACAAGCAGCACGACACCCGCACCGCCCGCCGCCCCGACTGCGTGACGGAAATCCGCATGGGCAATTCCGTCCTTGTCGTGTCCGGCTATTTCAAGAAAGATACCACGACCACCGCCGCCGACAAAATGGCGCGGGTACTGGAAGCGGAAGCCGCTGCTACGCAAAAACCGGCAATTTGA
- a CDS encoding ATP-binding protein, with translation MKNEINAVLENMTATTPEPEDYTGEDGLLYCGKCRKPKEAYFAPDKAAIFGRDRHPAECDCQKTAREEREAAEKRRRHLDTVEELKRRGFTDPAMRDWTFENDNGRNPQAGLARRYVEHWEDMRTDNIGCLFWGGVGTGKSYLAGCIANALMEKEIPVHMTNFALILNDLAASFEGRNEYISRLCRYPLLILDDFGMERGTDYGLEQVFNVIDSRYRSGKPLIVTTNLTLDDLRNPEDTAHSRIYDRLLSMCVPVRFTGDNFRQETAKRKMESMKKLITD, from the coding sequence ATGAAGAACGAAATCAACGCTGTTTTGGAGAATATGACGGCCACCACCCCGGAGCCGGAGGACTACACCGGCGAGGACGGTTTGCTGTACTGCGGCAAGTGCCGCAAGCCGAAAGAAGCCTATTTTGCGCCGGATAAGGCCGCTATCTTCGGGCGCGACCGCCACCCGGCAGAGTGCGACTGCCAGAAAACCGCCCGCGAGGAACGGGAAGCCGCCGAAAAGCGGCGCAGGCACCTTGACACCGTGGAAGAACTGAAACGCCGGGGCTTTACCGACCCCGCCATGCGGGACTGGACTTTCGAGAATGACAACGGCAGGAACCCGCAGGCCGGGCTTGCCCGCCGGTATGTGGAGCATTGGGAGGATATGCGGACAGACAATATCGGCTGCCTGTTCTGGGGCGGCGTAGGAACCGGGAAAAGCTACCTTGCGGGCTGTATCGCAAACGCCCTCATGGAGAAAGAAATCCCCGTCCACATGACGAACTTTGCCCTGATCCTCAATGACCTTGCCGCCAGCTTTGAGGGGCGCAACGAGTACATTTCCCGCCTTTGCCGCTATCCGCTGCTGATCCTTGACGACTTTGGCATGGAACGCGGCACCGACTACGGGCTGGAACAGGTTTTCAATGTGATTGACAGCCGTTACCGCAGCGGCAAGCCGCTGATCGTCACGACCAACCTCACGCTGGACGACCTGCGAAACCCGGAGGACACCGCCCATTCCCGGATTTATGACCGGCTGCTTTCCATGTGCGTCCCGGTACGCTTTACCGGCGACAACTTCCGGCAGGAAACCGCCAAGCGGAAAATGGAGAGCATGAAGAAACTGATTACCGACTGA
- a CDS encoding phage replisome organizer N-terminal domain-containing protein: MSDNRKYYYLKLKENYFDEDAIVLLESMQDGILYSNILLKLYLKSLKNGGKLQLDENIPYTAQMIATITRQQVGTVERALQIFMKLGLVEPLQNGALYMSNIELLIGQSSTEGERKRRARLALQEQKALPKAGADKCPPYQADICPPEIEIEKEIEKERERELDTGQPARAAYGRYENVFLSQSELDGLKADLPGKWDYYIDRLSCHIASSGKRYKSHAATIYKWAQEDATKKAPKKGIPDYSCKEGESL; the protein is encoded by the coding sequence ATGTCAGACAACCGAAAATACTACTACCTCAAGCTGAAAGAGAATTACTTTGACGAGGACGCCATTGTGCTGCTGGAAAGTATGCAGGACGGTATCCTCTATTCCAACATCCTCTTGAAACTGTACCTGAAATCGCTGAAAAACGGCGGGAAGTTGCAGCTTGATGAAAATATCCCCTACACCGCGCAGATGATTGCCACCATTACCCGTCAGCAAGTCGGCACCGTAGAACGGGCCTTGCAGATTTTTATGAAGCTGGGGCTTGTGGAGCCGTTACAGAACGGCGCACTGTATATGAGCAACATTGAACTACTGATCGGCCAATCCTCTACCGAGGGGGAGCGAAAACGGCGGGCAAGGCTGGCTTTGCAGGAGCAGAAAGCCTTGCCAAAGGCCGGGGCGGACAAATGTCCACCATATCAAGCGGACATTTGTCCGCCAGAGATAGAGATAGAGAAAGAGATAGAAAAAGAGAGAGAGCGAGAGTTAGATACGGGACAACCCGCCCGCGCCGCCTATGGCCGGTATGAAAATGTTTTTCTTTCGCAATCGGAACTGGACGGGCTGAAAGCAGACCTGCCCGGCAAATGGGACTATTACATTGACCGGCTATCCTGCCATATCGCGTCCAGCGGCAAGCGATACAAGAGCCATGCCGCCACCATCTACAAATGGGCGCAGGAGGACGCAACTAAGAAAGCCCCGAAAAAGGGCATACCAGACTACTCATGCAAGGAGGGCGAGAGTTTATGA
- a CDS encoding cysteine-rich VLP domain-containing protein, translating to MSDNLPRMDYRQHRRARRLVHECCNYDEGNCLLLDDGEPCVCVQSISLSLMCRWFRVAVLPLDGELSAALLYRGSRKRCAVCGAAFVPKSNRGKYCPDCAGRMKKIRAAERKRKQRQRCHALEPFKPA from the coding sequence ATGAGCGATAACCTGCCCCGCATGGACTACCGCCAGCACCGGCGGGCGCGGCGGCTGGTACATGAGTGCTGTAACTACGACGAGGGGAACTGCCTGCTGTTAGACGACGGGGAGCCTTGCGTGTGCGTCCAGAGCATTTCCCTTTCCCTCATGTGCCGCTGGTTCCGTGTGGCTGTCCTGCCCCTTGACGGGGAGCTGTCCGCAGCCCTCTTATACCGGGGGAGCCGGAAACGGTGTGCCGTCTGCGGAGCGGCCTTTGTCCCCAAATCCAACCGGGGGAAATACTGCCCCGACTGCGCCGGGCGCATGAAGAAAATCCGCGCCGCCGAGAGAAAGCGGAAACAAAGGCAGAGATGTCACGCTTTAGAGCCTTTCAAACCCGCATAA